The Salmo salar unplaced genomic scaffold, Ssal_v3.1, whole genome shotgun sequence nucleotide sequence tatacgtggttacatatcacaatattatctttaacgatattatatacatggttacatatcacaatattatctttaatgatattatatacatggttacatatcacaatattatctttaatgatattatatacgtggttacatatcacaatattatctttaatgatattatatacatggttacatatcacaatattatctttaatgatattatatacatggttacatatcacaatattatctttaagaAGTCCcaactgagagcatcctgtcgggctgtatcaccgcctggtacggcaactgcattgcccacaaccgcagggatTTCCAGAGGGTGGTATtggtattgttgtgaattgttagatactactgcactgttggagctatgaacacaagcatttagttacactcgcaataacatctgctaaatatgtgtatgtgaccaataaaatttgatttgatttgaactttgTATCCATTCACTGATTGTTAAAATATTTTGCAAAAGTCACCCGAGCTCCGTAGACTGGTCTTcgctggctgtctgaccctgctgggacacctgttaccatctgtcaccatctgtccctgctgggacacctgtcaccatctgtcaccatctgaccctgctgggacacctgtcaccatctgtcaccatctgaccctgctgggacacctgttaccatctgtcaccatctgaccctgcagggacacctgttaccaccctgctgggacacctgttaccaccctgctgggacacctgttaccaccctgctgggtcacctgttaccaccctgctgggacacctgttaccaccctgctggacacctgttaccaccctgctggacacctgttaccaccctgctgggacacctgttaccaccctgcagggacacctgttaccaccctgctgggacacctgttaccaccctgctgggacacctgttaccaccctgctggacacctgttaccaccctgctgggacacctgttaacaccctgcagggacacctgttaccaccctgctggacacctgttaccaccctgctgggacacctgttaccaccctgctgggacacctgttaccaccctgctgggtcacctgttaccaccctgctgggacacctgttaccaccctgctgggacacctgttaccaccctgctgggacacctgttaccaccctgctgggacacctgttaccaccctgctggacacctgttaccaccctgctgggacacctgttaccaccctgctgggacacctgttaccaccctgctggacacctgttaccaccctgctgggacacctgttaccaccctgctgggacacctgttaccaccctgctgggacacctgttaccaccctgctgggacacctgttaccaccctgctggacacctgttaccaccctgctgggacacctgttaccaccctgctgggacacctgttaccaccctgctggacacctgttaccaccctgctgggacacctgttaccaccctgctgggacacctgttaccaccctgctggacacctgttaccaccctgctggacacctgttaccaccctgctggacacctgttaccaccctgctgggacacctgttaccaccctgctgggacacctgttaccaccctgctgggacacctgtcaccatctgacccttctGGGACAACTGtccccatctgaccctgctgggacaaaACAGCTGTTAGCTTGTTCATTGTCTACAGACAGACCTTCAAGTCGAGAGGGGATGaaatgttattgtagctaacgttacatgtcagttacactacTAGCTCAACCCTGGGAATAAACACTTGTTCTGTtaagtcaaacagcagttacctttGCCAGCTTTGATCAGTCAaataaagagtagccagtttctgctctgcttgcttttacaactctGAGAAAAAGCACAACACGCACAGAGACAGCAGCTACAGACAGCAGCATCGTGCCTTtcagaagctttgccttcacacagcctgtcagCAGCTAACAGCCCACCAGCAGCTAACAGCCTAGAACAGCCCCCAGGCTTAGACAGGGCCAACACTCTTATGGGTTAACCTgtcatcctccccttcatctacactgaataaagtggatttaacacgtgacaccaataaggaatcatagctttcacctggtcagtctatgtgatggaaagagcaggtgttcatgtattgtgtactcagtgtatatagactGCAGGTTGATAGAGCTGGGCACGTTCCAGGTCGTCGTTATTGCAGTCGTGTTGCACAGAGGATTACACATCACAACACATGGAGTTGATTATTAACTCCTCAGTAACCAGATTAATGTGATGAAGCAACGTTCAGCACGTCTCAACAGAGACTACCTGGAAGTGGACTAGTTTAAATTAACCAGATTAATGTTCAGCACGTCTCAACAGAGACTACCTGGATGTGGACTAGTTTAAATTAACCAGATTAATGTTCAGCACGTCTCAACAGAGACTACCTGGAAGTGGACTAGTTTAAATTAACCAGATTAATGTTCAGCACGTCTCAACAGAGACTACCTGGAAGTGGACTAGTTTAAATTAACCAGATTAATGTTCAGCACGTCTCAACAGAGACTACCTGGAAGTGGACTAGTTTAAATTAGTGTCCAgaggttgatttggtactaggccagactagtgtctagggttgatttggtactaggccagactagtgtctaggggttgatttggtactaggccagactagtgtctaggggttgatttggtactaggccagactagtgtctaggggttgatttggtactaggccagactagtgtctaggggttgatttggtactaggccagactagtgtctaggggttgatttggtactaggccagactagtgtctaggggttgatttggtactaggccggACACTTGAGGCAGTAGTGAAACCAGAGTAACAGCATAGCACCCTGCATACCACTGCTGGCTTATTTCTGAAGCCAAGCAGgtttggtcctggatgggagaccagatgctgctggaagtggttttggagggccagtaggaggtgctCTTTCCTCTGATCTAAaaaaaacaatatcccaatgacccagggcagtgatttgggacattacaattggctcattcatccctctcccctgtaactgttccccaggtcgttgctgtaaatgagaatgtgttctcagtcaacttacctggtaaaataaaaaagtaggGTTATTATAGACTGATGAAACGTCCTCCCTCCAGTGGTGAAAACAGAGAACTGCAGGGTAATTATAGACTGACGTCACGTCCTCCCTCCAATGGTGAAAACAGAGAACTGCAGGGTTATTATAGACTGATGACACGTCCTCCCTCCAGTGGTGAAAACAGAGAACTGCAGGGTAATTATAGACTGACGTCACGTCCTCCCTCCAATGGTGAAAACAGAGAACTGCAGGGTTATTATAGACTGATGACATGTCCTCCATCCAGTGGTGAAAACAGAGAACTGCAGGGTTATTATAGACTGATGACACATCCTCCCTCCAGTGGTGAAAACAGAGAACTGCAGGGTAATTATAGACTGATGACACATCCTCCCTCCAGTGGTGAAAACAGAGAACTGCAGGGTTATTATAGACTGATTTCACGTCCTCCCTCCAGTGGTGAAAACAGAGAACTGCAGGGTTATTATAGACTGATGACACATCCTCCCTCCAGTGGTGAAAACAGAGAACTTGCAGGGTTATTATAGACTGATGTCACTTCCTCCCTCCAGTGGTGAAAACAGAGAACTGCAGGGTTATTATAGACTGATGTCACTTCCTCCCTCCAGTGGTGAAAACAGAGTACTGCAGGGTTATTATAGACTGATGTCACGTCCTCCCTCCAGTGGTGAAAACAGAGTACTGCAGGGTTATTATAGACTGATGACATGTCCTCCCTCCAGTGGTGAAAACAGAGAACTGCAGGGTTATTATAGACTGATGTCACTTCCTCCCTCCAGTGGTGAAAACAGAGTACTGCAGGGTTATGTCCTgtcctctgtggctcagttggtagagcatggtgtttgcaatgccagggttgtgggttcgattcccattggGGACCATtacggagagagaaaaaaatatgaaatgtatgcactcactactttaagtcgctctggataagagcttctgctaaatgacaaaaatgtaaaaaatgttattatAGACTGATGTCACTTCCTCCCTCCAGTGGTGAAAACAGAGAACTGCAGGGTTATTATAGACTGATGACACATCCTCCCTCCAGTGGTGAAAACAGAGAACTGCAGGGTTATTATAGACTGATGTCACTTCCTCCCTCCAGTGGTGAAAACAGAGAACTGCAGGGTTATTATAGACTGATGACACATCCTCCCTCCAGTGGTGAAAACAGAGTACTGCAGGGTTATTGTAGACTGATGTCATGTTCTCCCTCCAGTGGTGAAAACAGAGAACTGCAGGGTTATTATAGACTGATGTCACTTCCTCCCTCCAGTGGTGAAAACAGAGTACTGCAGGGTTATGTcctgtcctgtgtggctcagttggtagagcatggtgtttgcaatgccagggttgtgggttcgattcccattggGGACCATTACGGAGAGAAAacaaatatgaaatgtatgcactcactactttaagtcgctctggataagagcgtctactaaatgacaaaaatgtaaaaaatgttgttATAGACTGATGTCACTTCCTCCCTCCAGTGGTGAAAACAGAGAACTGCAGGGAAATTATAGACTTATATCCATAATATCAGCTGTATAATCTGATCACCAACTGTTTAAGGATTTAACATTCATTATCTCTGTCATTAACATATTATTGAATGTATTAGTTTGAAACCTTTAAAATAGAATATAATGGATGTAACAGTTATTAATGCATTTATACCTCAGAGACACCTCAGGAACAGGGGGGACaggaggaacagggggaacaggtggaacaggtggaacaggtggaacagggggaacaggaggaacagggggaacagggggaacagggggaacagggggaacaggtggaacaggtggaacaggtggaacagggggaacaggaggaacagggggaacagggggaacagggggaacaggaggaacaggtggaacagggggaacagggggaacaggtggaacagggggaacaggtggaacagggggaacaggaggaacagggggaacagggggaacagggggaacaggtggaacaggtggaacagggggaacaggtggaacagggggaacaggtggaacaggtggaacaggtggaacaggtggaacagggggaacagggggaacaggtggaacaggtggaacagggggaacaggtggaacagggggaacaggtggaACAGGTGGAACAGGTGGAACAGGGGGAACATGGAAATAAAGACAACAGCATTGAAAGTTTTGTTGATTTATTAGTTATAAcataacattaatttattttactttttaggttaattattattttgaatCAGTTCCAATGATCTCTTTAACGCTATTAAACACATGATATGAACTGAAGCTCAGGAAGGAGTTGCAGTCAGAAAGGGGGAAGGTGGGTTTATAAAAGCCTACATGGTTTAAATGAAAACATATAGTCAACATAACTCACAGGATCAGAACAACACATATGGTTCCCTCTGTCTTAAAGGTACAGTAACATACAACACATGTGGTTCCCTCTGTCTTAAAGGTACAGTAACATACAACACATATGGTTCCCTCTGTCTTAAAGGCACAGTAACATACAACACATGTGGTTCCCTCTGTCTTAAAGGTACAGTAACATACAACACATATGGTTCCCTCTGTCTTAAAGGTAATATACAGATCATAGTGATAAGTCAATAGAATATTGGATGTAaccattctagaacacagtgatgtaaataaaatataaagcaaaataataataaatcactCTAGAACACGGTgatgtaaataaaataataagatACCACTCTAGAACACGGTgatgtaaataaaataataagatATCATTCTAGAACACAGTGATGTAAATTTAATAATAAGATATCATTCTAGAACACAGTGatgtaaataaaacaataagataCAATTCTAGAACACAGTgatgtaaataaaataataagatATCATTCTAGAACACGGTgatgtaaataaaataataacatatcattctagaacacagtgatgtaaataaaacaataagataccattctagaacacagtgaTGTAAATTTAATAATAAGATATCATTCTAGAACACGGTGATGTAAATATAATAATAAGATATCATTCTAGAACACAGTGatgtaaatataaataataagatatcattctagaacacagtgatgtaaataaaataataagatATAATTCTTAAAGGgaaacttcaggattttggcaatgagaccTTTATCTATTTACCCAGAGTCAGTTGAACTCGTTGATGCCATTTTTATGTCTCAGAATGTAGGAAGTTAGATGCTAACGTTACAGCAATAACTGGAAGTCTATGGCagatcatctgactctgggtcagtagataaaggagttaatctgactctgggtcagtagataaaggagttagaacggtagaacaggagaacaggagaacagtagaacggtagaacaggagaacaggagaacaggagaacaggagaacagtagaacaggagaacaggagaacaggagaactggagaacagtagaacactagaacagtagaacagtagaacagtagaacaggagaAGGAAACTAAAGGAAATGAAGGGCCAATAGCCTTCAGACGGTCAAAAGCGGAGAGGTCTCTTCTCTGCCTTATGGACACCAAGAAGATAACAAGGTGAGGTTGCCCTGCTAAATAAATTACCTCAATATGTCTGCATTTAAAACAAACATGTCTTCCAGCGAACATGAACTCTTCATTTTCAACAAGGTATTGAAAAACCTCTTCATACTCCCCATATCTGCATCCCAGAACATCTTCTCAAACTGAGGATGGTCATCACcatcattaccaccaccaccaccaccatcaccatcatcatcagcaCCATCACAGTCATCATCAGCACCACCATCATGACTTTTCATCGACTCCATCAGGTCAGGGTGgtttatcatcatcatcctcatcttgTCAGGGAAGCGCTCCTCCATCAACGCCATCATCTCAGGGTGACGAATCACCATCCTCCTCATCCTGTCAGGGTTGCGCATCATCATCTCCCACATCTTAGGGTGCTCCATCATCAATATCATCATGTCAGGGTGATCCATCATCATCACCGTCATCCAAATCCTGTCAAGGTCATCCATCATCATCCATTCAGGGTGAAGCATCCACATCATGTCAGTGTAATGTAATGCCGTCCTCCTCATCTCACGGATTTCCCTCATCAAGTCATGGCGACTCCTCAACATCATgactccatcatcatcatcaccatcaccatcatcaccatcatcaccatcatcatggcTTCTCCTGGCTTGGTCTGTAAACGCTGACAGATTGAACTTGAAGTGAACTGGAATGTCCTCAGTGTCGATGTGTTTAAAGAGTTGCCTTCCATCTGCATGTGTCAACAGGTTCACCATCTTCCATTTCTTCTCCAATCTCTTCATTTCTTTACAATCTTCAGAGTCTACATCCCTAAACGCAGCCGCGTCCCACACAAAGCACAGAGCATTGAACTTGATCTGGTCCAAATCCAGAATACTACCCTTCTCGTGTCTATCATAGATAatggtgagagagaaggggatctGAAATCCATCCTGGTAATTGATTTCATATATCATTGTAGATAACTTGTTAACTTGGGGTAGCTTGAAACGGAACCCATTCTCCCACTGAACTCCCAGGATGTAGTTGATCATCAGTGTCACTACCTGGTCTTTGTCTCCCACCAGATAGATTGTCCTCCTAGACCTGGAACTCTGCTCTCCAAACCTGAGCCTGACTATTTTACCCACCGTCTGTATCGTCTCCATGGGGATCTCATAAACAGACGGCGAGCCAGAGAGCTTCAGTTCAATCTTTTCTTTAACATCGTCAGCCAATCGTGTGGTCTTTGAGAGGGTGGCGATGATGACTGGTGTGCTCCACTTGCTGATTCCAGCTTCACCACAGTCGTATCTGACTCTCACTGTGTACTTTGTGAGTGACTGCAGTCCGGTAATGATGCAGACATTGTCTTTGGAAGTCCACTTCATCCACTCTGCCTCCTCTTCACTCTCTTCTGTTGGCACCTCTTTGTGTTCTACCACATAGTTCTGAATCTTGACCCCTTGTCCAATCACAGACGGCATTGGACAGCATACCATGAGCTCAGAGGAGTAGGCTTTGATTTCAGGCTTACCGGGAGGGCATGAAGGCAAGGTTCTGATGATGTTACTGACCTCGCTGTCTGGACCAAGGCCTGCTGAACACACGGCTCTGTATTTGAACTTGTACTCTGTACTGGGAAGCAGTCCAGACACTGTGTAGGCTGCATCAGATTCAGATGTCTTCTCGCTGCTCCATCCATCTTTCTCATCAATACAGTATTCAATCAGGTAGTGGATGACGTCATGGGCTCCCCTATCAGGAGGGAGCAACTCCAGCGTCACACTGTTGTGAGTTCTGTCACATGCTCTGGGCTTCTCAGGTTTAGATGGAGGCTCCAAATGCTCGTTTCTTTTGGATCCGTTCTCATAAAGGTAAATGCTGGCTCCTTCTTGTTCCTTGTTGGGAATGGAGGCCAAGAGCAAACTTGTTTGTGTGTCTTCTTTGTTAGCTTCTGCAAAATCTTTGAAAAGTCCAGCTTGCTTGTCCATGTCATCAAATATGTTATCAGAGTGGTACCATCTTGTCAGATCCGGTTTAACTGGAACTAAGGCTTGTGTGTTCTCAGAGCTTTGGGAATTCAAAGCTGACAGGATAGGGTCCTCGCACCCCAGAGAGGTGAAAGTGAAACATACAACACGCTTCACCTTTGGGTTCAAGACCTCTTTGTCAAGTTCCTTCTTCGATGTGACTATCTTGGTGGAACACGTCTGACTGTAGTCCTCCGTAATCATCCTTAGGAACCGATCAACCACATTGATCTCTCTCTCAATGCGATCCATACATTCACTGAGGATGTTGCTGTTGAAACGGAACTCTCGCTGCTTTTTCAAGAAGTCGGACAACACCCTCTcttccttttctccccctctaaTAGACGGAAGGAGGTCCGCCAAAGTAGTCTTCAAATGTTCTGTGAAACACAGTTTTTTGAAAGTTTTCACTTTGGCATCAATTTCCTTGAAGTATTTTACAGGCTTGCTTCTCATTGCATCGTTGCATCTCATCTCCAGCTCACTGAGGTCTTCCAGCGCAGTCTGCCACTGGTCAACTAAGCTTCCACTGATCTGACAAACCATCTGGGCGGCAGTGGGGTCCAAGGCTTTTAACGGAAGTAGATTCACTTGCACAGGAACCCCCTCACCTACCTTCTGAGGCAAGGTTTTGTAGGTGTCCACGGCATCTTGAAAAGATACAGGATTGTTTTCCAGGAGAACGTCCCCATGGAATCTACAAGAGAACTTCTCGGTTTCAGTTGTAGAAGAGTTCTTCATGTCTAAAGCACTCTCACCCCCAATAGAAACGTTAAGAACACTATTAAGCTTCACTTTAAAGTTTGCCTCAATGTCTTTACGGTCCTCGTCACTTGAGACCTCACGATCAAACACAAAGAAAGCATTTGCTCCATAAAGTATACCTGTGACCACATGTGTAGCCTTGCCTTGGCTAAACATCTCCTTGTACTTTATGTGTTCCTGCCCAAGGTGGTTCATGGACAGTTGAGTGTTTTTCTTAGTGGTGGTGTAACAAAGTGTGACTCTCGCCTGATTCTGAGACTCTTTAACATCTTTCAAATACTGAGCTGATCCCTCAACCTTAACCAGCCCTGCCAAACAGCTTGCTTTGAGAGAGCCGTTCACATTTAACACAGAGTATTTGTCAGCTGTAGAGTCAGATGTGAGGACTTTGAAGTCGGTGAAAGGCTCGTCTGTTGTAATGATGTCCCTTCTGAGTGCTTCCTCGTCCCACAGAGTCAGCCCTGTAATCAGAGGAGACAAACCAAACACTAACAGTTACTTTATTGTGTTTgggtatgactgactgactgactgactgactgactgactgactgactgactgactgtctgtctgactgactgtctgactgactgagtgagtaGTGAGCAAGCGTGCTACGTGGAATGAGGTGATCATTGCGACAGTCATACAGCATTCCCAGGGAGAAGGGCCGTCCCAGTGCTGCGAGAGTCAAGGTTCCGTTTGAGCAAAGATCCATAGTAGGAAGTCACTGGTGGTcagaacaaaacaaacagaataacatgatgcctcactgcttgagttcagtccactggtggtcagaacaaaacaaacagaataTCATGATGCATCACTGCTTGAGTTCAGTCCACTGGTGGTCAGAATACAACAAACAGAATAACATGATGCATCACTGCTTGAGTTCAGTCCACTGGTGGTCAGAATACAACAAACAGAATAACATGATGCCTCACTGCTTGAGTTCAGTCCACTGGTGGTCAGAATACAACAAACAGAATAACATGATGCATCACTGCTTGAGTTCAGTCCACTGGTGGTcagaacaaaacaaacagaataACATGATGCATCACTGCTTGAGTTCAGTCCACTGGTGGTCAGAATACAACAAACAGGATAACATGATGCATCACTGCTTGAGTTCAGTCCACTGGTGGTcagaacaaaacaaacagaataACATGATGCATCACTGCTTGAGTTCAGTCCACTGGTGGTCAGAATACAACAAACAGGATAACATGATGCATCACTGCTTGAGTTCAGTCCACTGGTGGTcagaacaaaacaaacagaataACATGATGCCTCACTGCTTGAGTTCAGTCCACTGGTGGTCAGAATACAACAAACAGAATAACATGATGCATCACTGCTTGAGTTCAGTCCACTGGTGGTCAGAATACAACAAACAGAATAACATGATGCATCACTGCTTGAGTTCAGTCCACTGGTGGTCAGAATACAACAAACAGGATAACATGATGCATCACTGCTTGAGTTCAGTCCACTGGTGGTcagaacaaaacaaacagaataACATGATGCCTCACTGCTTGAGTTCAGTCCACTGGTGGTCAGAATACAACAAACAGAATAACATGATGCATCACTGCTTGAGTTCAGTCCACTGGTGGTCAGAATACAACAAACAGAATAACATGATGCCTCACTGCTTGAGTTCAGTCACCTCTTGAAAATATtgataaaaaatgaaaataaaaaacagttgTCTATTGGCCACAATGTATCATCacattaaaacttcttagggctatgCCCCTTTTTTCTCACTTTCCGCCAGAATGACGTGCCCAAactaaactgcctgttgctcaggccctgaagccaggatatgcatataattggtaccattggaaagaaaacactttgaagtttgtagaaatgttaaaataatgtaggataatataaaACAATAGccatggtaggagaaaatccaaaggaaAAAAAACAACCGAAATCTATTTTTTTGAGAACATCCTCTTAGAATGGCATGTATAAGGTTATATTGAAGCTCCCtgaatgcaattcctatggcttccacagggtgtcagcagtctatgttcaaggtttctgacttgtaacttcaaaaacaaatAAGAGATATCAGGTTTAGTACAGGGACAAACTTGGGAATTCGTGTTTGAGCATGAAGacaggacgcacctgctaaaatcggtttcctcttgaacatacttctttccgtaaaaactattatacactgctcaaaaaaataaagggaacacttaaacaacacaatgtaactccaagtcaatcacacttctgtgaaatcaaactgtccacttaggaagcaacactgattgacaataaatttcacatgctgttgtgcaaatggaatagacaacaggtggaaattataggcaattagcaagacacccccaataaatgaGTGGTTCTGcctgtggagaccacagaccacttctcagttcctatgcttcctggatgatgttttggtcacttttgaatgctggcggtgctttcactctagtggtagcatgagacggagtctacaacccccacaagtggctcaggtagtgcagctcatccaggatggcacatcaatgcgagctgtggcaagaaggtttgctgtgtctgtcagcgtagtgtccagagcatggaggcgctaccaggagacaggccagtacatcaggagacgtggaggaggccgtaggagggcaacaacccagcagcaggaccgctacctccgcctttgtgcaaggaggagcaggagaagcactgccagagccctacaaaatgacctccagcaggccacaaatgtgcatgtgtctgctcaaatggtcagaaacagactccatgagggtggtatgagggcccgacgtccacaggtgggggttgtgcttacagcccaacaccgtgcaggacgtttggcatttgccagagaacaccaagattggcaaattcgccactggcgccctgtgctcttcacagatgaaagcaggttcacactgagcacgtgacagacgtgacagagtctggagacgccgtggagaacgttctgctgcctgcaacatcctccagcatgaccggtttggcggtgggtcagtaatggtgtggggtggcatttctttggggggccgcacagccctccatgtgctcgccagaggtagcctgactgccattaggtaccgagatgagatcctcagaccccttgtgagaccatatgctggtgcggttggccctgggttcctcctaatgcaagacaatgctagacctcatgtggctggagtgtgtcagcagttcctgcaagaggaaggcattgatgctatggactggcccgcccgttccccagacctgaatccaattgagcacatctgggacatcatgtcttgctccatccaccaacgccacgttgcaccacagactgtccaggagttggcggatgctttagttcaggtctgggaggagatccctcaggagaccatccgccacctcatcaggagcatgcccaggcattgtagggaggtcatacaggcacgtggaggccacacacactactgagcctcattttgacttgttttaaggacattacatcaaagttggatcagcctgtagggtggttttccattttaattttgagtgtgactccaaatccagacctccatgggttgataaattggatttccatagattatttttgtgtgattttgttgtcagcacattcaactatgtaaagaaaaaagtatttaatacgattctttctttcattcagatctaggatgtgttgtttaagtgttccctttattttttgagcagtatagtttgattacattttagggtatctgaggagtaaatagaaacgtattttgacttgttgaaacaaagtttaggggtagatttttggattccatTCTCAccatgttgaatgagtggattagtcaaatcgatggcgccaactaaacagactttttgggatataaagacagattttatctaacaaaacgacactacatgttgtagctgggaccctttggatgacaaatcagaggaagattttcaaaaagtacgtGAATATTTAaacgctatttgtgaatttatgaaacctgtgccggtggaaaaatattttgatgtggggcgccgtcctcaaacaatcgcatggcatgttttcactgtaatagctactgtaaatcggacagcgcagttagattaacaagaatttaaactttcaacccgatataagac carries:
- the LOC106594338 gene encoding uncharacterized protein isoform X2 produces the protein MDLCSNGTLTLAALGRPFSLGMLYDCRNDHLIPRLTLWDEEALRRDIITTDEPFTDFKVLTSDSTADKYSVLNVNGSLKASCLAGLVKVEGSAQYLKDVKESQNQARVTLCYTTTKKNTQLSMNHLGQEHIKYKEMFSQGKATHVVTGILYGANAFFVFDREVSSDEDRKDIEANFKVKLNSVLNVSIGGESALDMKNSSTTETEKFSCRFHGDVLLENNPVSFQDAVDTYKTLPQKVGEGVPVQVNLLPLKALDPTAAQMVCQISGSLVDQWQTALEDLSELEMRCNDAMRSKPVKYFKEIDAKVKTFKKLCFTEHLKTTLADLLPSIRGGEKEERVLSDFLKKQREFRFNSNILSECMDRIEREINVVDRFLRMITEDYSQTCSTKIVTSKKELDKEVLNPKVKRVVCFTFTSLGCEDPILSALNSQSSENTQALVPVKPDLTRWYHSDNIFDDMDKQAGLFKDFAEANKEDTQTSLLLASIPNKEQEGASIYLYENGSKRNEHLEPPSKPEKPRACDRTHNSVTLELLPPDRGAHDVIHYLIEYCIDEKDGWSSEKTSESDAAYTVSGLLPSTEYKFKYRAVCSAGLGPDSEVSNIIRTLPSCPPGKPEIKAYSSELMVCCPMPSVIGQGVKIQNYVVEHKEVPTEESEEEAEWMKWTSKDNVCIITGLQSLTKYTVRVRYDCGEAGISKWSTPVIIATLSKTTRLADDVKEKIELKLSGSPSVYEIPMETIQTVGKIVRLRFGEQSSRSRRTIYLVGDKDQVVTLMINYILGVQWENGFRFKLPQVNKLSTMIYEINYQDGFQIPFSLTIIYDRHEKGSILDLDQIKFNALCFVWDAAAFRDVDSEDCKEMKRLEKKWKMVNLLTHADGRQLFKHIDTEDIPVHFKFNLSAFTDQARRSHDDGDDGDDGDGDDDDGVMMLRSRHDLMREIREMRRTALHYTDMMWMLHPEWMMMDDLDRIWMTVMMMDHPDMMILMMEHPKMWEMMMRNPDRMRRMVIRHPEMMALMEERFPDKMRMMMINHPDLMESMKSHDGDGGGGGGNDGDDHPQFEKMFWDADMGSMKRFFNTLLKMKSSCSLEDMFVLNADILR